From Bradyrhizobium sp. NDS-1, the proteins below share one genomic window:
- a CDS encoding NAD(+) synthase, producing MTFHSIYAHGFARVAACVTTSHVADPSANAKAVLAAADACHEQSVAVAVFPELCLSGYAIEDLVKQDPLLDAVERGLLGIVEASAGLMTVLVVGAPLRFGHRIYNCAVVIHRGNILGVVPKSYLPTYREFYEGRHFASGAGIAGETISFGGAHAPFGVDLLFSAEDVPGLTIGVEICEDMWIPVTPASELALAGASVLINLSGSPITIGRARSRALLCQSTSARCLAAYVYSAAGAGESTTDLSWDGQTSIYENGVLLAEGERFRQGGQITTADIDLDLLRQERALMGTFDDNRRQREAFFRKVTFALKPPAADIGFLRRVERFPFVPSDESLLEQDCYEAYNIQVAGLVQRMRATGTKRVVIGVSGGLDSTHALIVAAKAVDLLGLPRENILAYTMPGFATGSESKTHALALMQALHTSWQELDIRTTATQMLKDIGHPFGQGQKVYDVTFENVQAGLRTDYLFRLANHHGGIVIGTGDLSELALGWCTYGVGDQMAHYNVNSGVPKTLIQHLIRWVISSKQFSDDVNRTLGSILVAEISPELVPVEAGEKPQSTEAAVGPYELQDFNLFYTLRFGMRPSKIAFMAQHAWKDVAKGEWPPAFPSDRRKAYELPEIRRWLEVFLRRFFAFSQFKRSAMPNGPKVSAGGSLSPRGDWRAPSDASAAAWLEDLERNVPS from the coding sequence ATGACTTTCCACTCGATCTACGCCCACGGATTTGCGCGCGTGGCGGCCTGTGTCACCACGTCCCATGTCGCCGATCCCTCGGCCAACGCGAAGGCGGTGCTGGCGGCGGCCGATGCCTGCCACGAGCAGTCGGTGGCGGTCGCCGTGTTTCCCGAGCTGTGCCTGTCCGGCTATGCGATCGAGGATCTGGTCAAGCAGGATCCGCTGCTCGATGCGGTCGAGCGCGGCCTTCTGGGCATCGTCGAGGCCTCGGCGGGATTGATGACCGTCCTGGTCGTCGGCGCGCCGCTGCGCTTCGGTCATCGCATCTACAACTGCGCCGTGGTCATTCATCGCGGCAACATTCTCGGCGTGGTGCCCAAAAGCTACCTGCCGACCTACCGCGAATTCTACGAAGGGCGGCATTTCGCTTCCGGCGCCGGCATTGCCGGAGAGACGATCTCCTTTGGTGGGGCGCATGCGCCGTTCGGCGTCGACCTCCTGTTTTCGGCCGAGGACGTCCCAGGCCTCACCATCGGCGTCGAAATCTGCGAGGACATGTGGATTCCGGTGACGCCAGCCTCGGAGCTCGCGCTCGCCGGCGCCAGCGTGCTGATCAATCTCTCAGGCAGTCCGATCACGATCGGCCGGGCCCGCTCACGCGCGCTGCTGTGTCAATCGACGTCGGCGCGCTGCCTTGCGGCCTACGTTTACTCCGCCGCAGGGGCAGGGGAATCGACTACCGATCTCTCCTGGGATGGCCAGACCTCGATCTACGAGAACGGCGTGCTGTTGGCCGAGGGCGAGCGGTTCCGCCAGGGCGGCCAGATCACCACGGCCGACATCGATCTCGACCTGCTCAGGCAGGAACGCGCGCTGATGGGCACCTTCGACGACAACCGCCGCCAGCGCGAGGCGTTTTTCCGCAAGGTGACATTTGCCCTGAAGCCGCCGGCCGCCGACATCGGCTTCCTGCGCAGGGTCGAGCGCTTCCCATTCGTGCCGAGCGACGAAAGCCTGCTCGAGCAGGATTGCTACGAGGCCTACAACATCCAGGTCGCAGGCCTCGTGCAGCGCATGCGCGCGACCGGCACCAAGCGCGTCGTGATCGGCGTCTCGGGCGGGCTCGATTCTACCCACGCATTGATCGTCGCCGCCAAAGCGGTCGATCTGCTCGGTCTGCCTCGCGAAAACATTCTGGCCTACACCATGCCGGGCTTTGCCACCGGCAGCGAGAGCAAGACGCATGCGCTGGCGCTGATGCAGGCGTTGCACACGAGCTGGCAGGAGCTCGACATCCGCACCACGGCGACGCAGATGCTGAAGGACATCGGCCATCCTTTCGGCCAGGGCCAGAAGGTCTACGACGTCACCTTCGAGAACGTGCAGGCGGGCCTGCGCACGGACTATTTGTTCCGGCTCGCCAACCATCATGGCGGCATCGTCATCGGAACCGGCGATCTCTCCGAGCTCGCGCTCGGCTGGTGTACCTATGGCGTCGGCGACCAGATGGCGCATTACAACGTCAATTCCGGCGTGCCGAAAACGCTGATTCAGCATCTGATCCGCTGGGTGATTTCCTCCAAGCAGTTCAGCGACGACGTCAACCGGACGCTTGGCTCGATCCTGGTGGCCGAAATCTCGCCCGAGCTCGTGCCGGTTGAGGCCGGCGAGAAGCCGCAGAGCACGGAAGCGGCCGTCGGGCCCTACGAGCTGCAGGATTTCAACCTGTTCTACACGCTGCGCTTCGGCATGCGTCCGTCCAAGATCGCCTTCATGGCGCAGCACGCCTGGAAGGACGTCGCCAAAGGCGAATGGCCGCCGGCGTTCCCGAGCGACCGGCGCAAGGCCTACGAGCTTCCCGAGATCCGGCGCTGGCTCGAAGTGTTCCTGCGCCGCTTCTTTGCCTTTAGCCAATTCAAGCGCTCGGCGATGCCGAACGGGCCGAAGGTCTCGGCCGGTGGGTCGCTGTCACCGCGCGGTGACTGGCGTGCGCCGTCGGATGCGAGCGCGGCGGCGTGGCTCGAGGATCTCGAACGGAACGTGCCCAGCTGA
- a CDS encoding GrlR family regulatory protein has product MSAGDGAEAGGEAGVVNGLYIFDIEMRDGKRGQARGVVVLSDGHIMGGDSFFYYTGSYTFRNGKWRGDMIVNQHTEAVGRTLAFGGREVTCGFSGDYSAGGAEVEGMALVGKTTVTFTARLTLKDAM; this is encoded by the coding sequence ATGTCGGCCGGGGATGGGGCAGAAGCGGGCGGAGAGGCCGGGGTCGTCAACGGCCTCTACATCTTCGACATCGAGATGCGTGACGGCAAGCGCGGGCAGGCCAGAGGCGTGGTCGTGCTCAGCGATGGCCACATCATGGGCGGCGACAGCTTCTTCTACTACACGGGGAGCTACACGTTCCGGAACGGCAAGTGGCGGGGCGACATGATCGTCAATCAGCACACCGAAGCCGTCGGCAGGACGCTCGCATTCGGCGGCCGGGAGGTCACCTGCGGTTTCTCGGGTGACTATTCCGCCGGTGGCGCCGAAGTCGAAGGCATGGCGCTGGTCGGCAAAACCACCGTGACATTCACGGCCCGCCTCACACTCAAGGACGCGATGTAA
- a CDS encoding DUF1236 domain-containing protein translates to MRQHLMLSTAAIGLMLASGIAYAQGPGERRDEPRRTEEPAKGAAPQRGGAQERVQERTQGAQERLQGAGREDKGGGAAKQQANDDKRQPASSAERNQPKAGDQAQESREPARDRNREAESAKPGRDSKSSADTKQDKSAPQKSTAESEKSKAGPAGQQNERTGATANQNGRNQAQPPRNAAEQQPPAQQNDRPATATDTNRAAPTNNAQTAPGTSTTQTNQANQTTQTNTQVNQQTQVTSEKQVRISETVSRARLAQPERNLNISIRVGETIPPRVRLHRLPPEIVSIEPAYRDYEYFATEDEVIIVEPRSHRIVSQVPRDPSRARAQMGGGAGQSQSMAATGASPVNCQIMRRDASGNVAQAEPSTVGSTARTDSLSVIVQMPGGGSSAPIALGAPAGNIVVATQGQADCTVTLEPQAR, encoded by the coding sequence ATGCGTCAACACTTGATGTTATCGACCGCGGCCATCGGGCTCATGCTTGCGTCCGGCATTGCCTATGCCCAAGGGCCCGGTGAGCGCAGAGACGAGCCGAGACGGACCGAGGAGCCGGCGAAAGGCGCTGCGCCGCAGCGTGGCGGCGCCCAAGAACGGGTTCAAGAGCGTACACAAGGTGCCCAGGAGCGACTGCAGGGCGCGGGCCGCGAGGACAAGGGCGGCGGCGCGGCCAAGCAGCAGGCGAATGACGACAAGCGTCAGCCTGCCAGTTCTGCCGAGCGTAACCAGCCGAAGGCCGGGGATCAGGCACAAGAATCCCGTGAGCCTGCGCGCGATCGCAACCGTGAGGCGGAGAGCGCGAAACCGGGACGCGACAGCAAGAGCAGCGCTGACACGAAGCAGGACAAGTCAGCCCCGCAAAAATCGACGGCCGAGTCCGAGAAGTCCAAGGCGGGCCCGGCTGGCCAGCAGAACGAGCGGACCGGAGCTACGGCCAACCAGAACGGGCGTAACCAGGCCCAGCCGCCGCGCAATGCCGCCGAGCAGCAGCCGCCCGCGCAGCAAAACGACCGGCCGGCTACCGCGACGGACACTAACCGGGCGGCTCCGACCAACAATGCGCAGACCGCTCCTGGCACCTCTACCACGCAGACCAATCAAGCCAATCAGACGACGCAGACCAACACGCAGGTCAATCAGCAGACCCAGGTGACGTCCGAGAAGCAGGTGCGGATCTCCGAAACGGTGAGCCGTGCACGCCTCGCTCAGCCGGAGCGAAATCTGAACATTTCGATCCGGGTCGGCGAGACGATTCCCCCGCGCGTGCGTCTCCATCGGCTTCCGCCCGAGATCGTCTCGATCGAGCCTGCCTATCGGGACTATGAATATTTCGCGACGGAGGACGAGGTCATCATCGTCGAGCCGCGCTCGCATCGCATCGTCAGCCAGGTGCCTCGCGATCCGTCGCGGGCCCGCGCGCAGATGGGCGGTGGCGCCGGCCAGAGCCAGAGCATGGCGGCGACCGGGGCAAGCCCCGTTAACTGCCAGATCATGCGGCGAGATGCCTCCGGCAATGTCGCACAGGCGGAACCCTCAACCGTGGGCTCGACCGCACGCACGGATTCCCTCAGCGTGATCGTCCAGATGCCCGGCGGCGGCTCGTCCGCCCCGATCGCACTCGGCGCTCCCGCGGGCAATATCGTGGTCGCAACGCAAGGGCAGGCCGACTGCACGGTGACGCTCGAGCCGCAGGCGCGCTAG
- a CDS encoding HU family DNA-binding protein, with protein MAKMTKTQLIDAIAEGTQLSKNDVKSVIEYMATVGYKELNESGEFVIPGFVKMSVVNKPATEARMGVNPFTKEPMQFAAKPASKSVKASPLKVAKDAV; from the coding sequence ATGGCGAAGATGACGAAGACTCAATTGATTGATGCAATTGCCGAGGGCACGCAGCTTTCGAAGAACGACGTGAAGTCTGTGATCGAGTACATGGCCACCGTCGGCTACAAGGAGCTCAACGAGTCCGGCGAGTTCGTCATTCCGGGCTTCGTGAAAATGTCCGTCGTGAACAAGCCGGCGACCGAAGCCCGCATGGGCGTAAATCCCTTCACCAAGGAGCCGATGCAGTTTGCGGCCAAGCCCGCGAGCAAGTCGGTCAAGGCCTCGCCGCTGAAGGTGGCCAAGGACGCCGTCTGA
- a CDS encoding Sir2 family NAD-dependent protein deacetylase has translation MIASDLQSGVERLGGMIAEARTIVPFTGAGISTECGIPDFRSPGGIWTRNRPIPFDEFVASQSARDESWRRRFAMEEVFAAAKPGRGHRALASLYRAGKVPAVITQNIDNLHQASGFAGEHVIELHGNTTYARCIGCGQAYPLDWVKHRFDDDGAAPNCTACAEPVKTATISFGQMMPDEEMQRASVLSRACDLFIAIGSSLVVWPAAGFPMMAKNAGARLVIINREPTEQDGIADLVIHHDIGDTLGPFVGN, from the coding sequence TTGATCGCATCGGATCTTCAAAGTGGCGTTGAGCGCCTCGGCGGGATGATCGCGGAGGCCAGGACCATCGTGCCGTTCACCGGCGCCGGCATTTCGACGGAGTGCGGCATTCCCGACTTCCGCTCGCCGGGCGGAATTTGGACGCGCAACCGCCCGATCCCGTTCGACGAATTCGTCGCGAGCCAGTCAGCGCGGGACGAATCCTGGCGCCGGCGATTTGCGATGGAGGAGGTGTTCGCGGCGGCGAAGCCCGGCCGCGGCCATCGCGCGCTGGCATCGCTCTACCGCGCCGGCAAGGTTCCCGCCGTCATCACCCAGAACATCGACAATCTGCATCAGGCCTCGGGCTTCGCCGGCGAGCACGTGATCGAGCTTCACGGCAACACCACCTATGCGCGCTGCATCGGATGCGGACAGGCCTATCCGCTCGACTGGGTGAAGCATCGCTTCGACGACGACGGCGCCGCGCCCAACTGCACGGCCTGCGCGGAGCCGGTGAAGACCGCCACGATCTCTTTCGGCCAGATGATGCCGGATGAAGAAATGCAGCGCGCGAGCGTGCTGTCGCGCGCCTGCGACCTCTTCATCGCGATCGGTTCCTCGCTCGTGGTGTGGCCGGCGGCGGGCTTTCCGATGATGGCGAAGAACGCCGGTGCGCGTCTGGTGATCATCAATCGCGAGCCGACCGAACAGGACGGTATCGCCGACCTCGTCATCCACCACGACATCGGCGACACACTCGGGCCCTTTGTTGGAAATTGA
- a CDS encoding cold-shock protein, with the protein MGSSDGFESKKLGVPGQGVSSGRIAPGEHGSAGRDSALSPFSGLGEASANLVEVHGVIKWFDASKGYGFIVPDNGWPDVLLHVTVLRRDGFQTAYEGARIVVECIQRAKGYQAFRVVSMDESTAIHPAQMLPPRTHVTVTATSGLERAQVKWFNRLRGFGFLTCGEGTPDIFVHMETLRRFGMTELRPGQYVLVRFGPGSKGMMAAEIHPETGSPGLQSH; encoded by the coding sequence ATGGGGTCGTCGGACGGATTTGAGTCCAAGAAGCTCGGGGTTCCCGGGCAAGGGGTATCGTCCGGGCGGATCGCGCCGGGCGAACACGGCAGCGCCGGTCGCGACAGCGCGCTCAGTCCCTTCAGCGGGTTGGGCGAGGCCAGCGCCAATCTCGTCGAAGTCCATGGCGTCATCAAGTGGTTCGACGCTTCCAAAGGCTACGGCTTCATCGTTCCCGACAACGGCTGGCCGGACGTGCTCCTGCACGTTACCGTGCTTAGGCGCGACGGTTTCCAGACCGCCTATGAAGGCGCCCGCATCGTCGTCGAGTGCATCCAGCGCGCCAAGGGTTACCAGGCGTTTCGCGTGGTCTCGATGGACGAGTCGACGGCGATCCATCCGGCGCAGATGCTGCCGCCGCGCACCCATGTCACGGTCACCGCGACCAGCGGGCTGGAGCGGGCCCAGGTCAAATGGTTCAACCGGCTGCGCGGCTTCGGCTTCCTGACCTGCGGCGAGGGCACGCCCGATATCTTCGTGCACATGGAGACGCTGCGCCGCTTCGGCATGACCGAGCTCAGGCCCGGCCAGTATGTCCTGGTCCGCTTCGGGCCCGGCTCCAAGGGCATGATGGCGGCCGAGATCCATCCCGAGACCGGATCGCCGGGCTTGCAGTCGCACTAG
- a CDS encoding DUF192 domain-containing protein, which translates to MNSDRKAVWSALKGWLAAILVIAGFAVASAPADAASFQPLEIVTKNGVQVFSVEMATTAEEKETGLMYRKELADGKGMLFDFNPEQEISMWMKNTYVSLDMIFIRADGRILRIAENTEPMSTKIVSSRGPARAVLEVVAGTAQKYGIRVGDRVGHPLFGSK; encoded by the coding sequence ATGAATTCTGATCGCAAGGCCGTCTGGTCCGCTCTGAAGGGCTGGCTTGCCGCCATCCTCGTCATCGCCGGCTTTGCCGTCGCCAGCGCGCCCGCCGACGCCGCCAGCTTCCAGCCGCTGGAGATCGTCACCAAGAACGGCGTGCAGGTGTTCTCGGTGGAAATGGCGACGACCGCAGAGGAGAAGGAGACCGGCCTGATGTACCGCAAGGAATTGGCGGATGGCAAAGGTATGCTGTTCGACTTCAATCCCGAGCAGGAAATCTCGATGTGGATGAAGAATACCTATGTCTCGCTCGACATGATCTTCATCCGCGCCGACGGCCGCATCCTGCGCATTGCCGAAAACACCGAGCCGATGTCGACCAAGATCGTCTCGTCCCGGGGGCCCGCCCGGGCCGTGCTGGAGGTGGTGGCGGGAACGGCGCAGAAATACGGCATCCGTGTCGGCGACCGCGTCGGCCACCCGCTGTTCGGCAGCAAATAG
- a CDS encoding translational machinery protein, with amino-acid sequence MHPQLPTRHLHHKANVVGSGHAAPDKAFYADVSKALADAGEILIIGPASAKTELASHIRANAPDIGKRIAAVEPADHPSDAEIVAYAKRHFKLPLPRVQAPG; translated from the coding sequence TTGCACCCGCAACTGCCGACGCGTCATCTTCATCACAAGGCCAACGTCGTCGGCAGCGGCCACGCAGCTCCCGACAAGGCGTTCTACGCTGACGTGAGCAAAGCCCTCGCCGATGCCGGCGAGATCCTCATCATCGGCCCGGCGAGCGCAAAGACGGAGCTTGCCAGCCACATTCGCGCGAACGCTCCCGATATCGGCAAACGGATTGCTGCGGTGGAACCGGCCGATCACCCTTCGGACGCCGAAATCGTCGCCTATGCGAAACGTCACTTCAAACTGCCGCTGCCGCGCGTGCAGGCGCCGGGATAG
- a CDS encoding OpgC domain-containing protein, whose translation MAFLNINATLPDKGRDLRLDLFRGVANWAIFLDHIPDNVVNWITTRNYGFSDAADLFVFISGYTASFVYARMMLDRGFIVGATRLTKRVWQLYVAHIILFVIYIASISYLALRFGDSEMINEFNVAGLVDNATETLRQGLFLRFKPLNLDVLPLYIVLMGLFPPVLWFMLRKPDLTMMLSIVLWLAARHFGWNLNAYPAGQWYFNPYCWQVLFVFGAWCAMGGARRSMTLINAPITLYLCVGYLLFALVMTMAGRFPTFGGMFPEWLFSAFNPNDKTNLAPYRFIHFVVIVILVIRFVPKEWPGLEWKVFDPLIVCGQQSLAVFCVGVFLSFVGHFELSMSSGSLLAQIFVSVAGIAIMTTVAYYISWSKKQDKPLKPPPPKPAAKAA comes from the coding sequence ATGGCCTTCCTGAACATCAATGCCACGCTCCCTGACAAGGGCCGTGACCTCAGGCTCGACCTGTTTCGCGGCGTCGCGAATTGGGCGATCTTCCTCGACCACATTCCCGACAACGTCGTGAATTGGATCACGACGCGCAATTACGGCTTTTCCGACGCCGCCGACCTGTTCGTCTTCATCTCCGGCTACACCGCCTCCTTCGTCTATGCGCGGATGATGCTGGACCGTGGCTTCATCGTCGGCGCCACCCGGCTGACCAAGCGGGTTTGGCAGCTCTACGTCGCCCACATCATCCTGTTCGTGATCTATATCGCCTCGATCAGCTATCTGGCGCTGCGCTTCGGCGATTCCGAGATGATCAACGAGTTCAACGTCGCCGGCCTGGTCGACAACGCCACCGAGACGCTGCGCCAGGGGCTGTTCCTGCGCTTCAAGCCGCTCAATCTCGACGTGCTGCCGCTCTACATCGTGCTGATGGGACTGTTTCCGCCGGTGCTGTGGTTCATGCTGCGCAAGCCCGATCTCACGATGATGCTGTCGATCGTGCTGTGGCTGGCCGCGCGTCACTTCGGCTGGAATCTGAACGCCTATCCGGCCGGTCAGTGGTACTTCAACCCGTATTGCTGGCAGGTGCTGTTCGTGTTCGGAGCCTGGTGCGCGATGGGCGGCGCACGCCGCTCGATGACGCTGATCAACGCGCCGATCACGCTCTACCTCTGCGTTGGCTATCTCCTGTTCGCGCTGGTCATGACCATGGCCGGCCGCTTCCCGACCTTCGGCGGTATGTTCCCCGAGTGGCTGTTCTCGGCCTTCAATCCGAACGACAAGACCAACCTCGCACCCTATCGCTTCATCCACTTCGTCGTGATCGTGATTCTCGTGATCCGCTTCGTGCCGAAGGAATGGCCGGGCCTGGAGTGGAAGGTGTTCGATCCGTTGATCGTCTGCGGCCAGCAGTCGCTCGCCGTGTTCTGCGTCGGCGTGTTCCTGTCCTTCGTCGGCCATTTCGAGCTGTCGATGAGCTCGGGCTCGCTGCTCGCGCAGATCTTCGTCAGCGTCGCCGGCATCGCGATCATGACCACGGTAGCCTATTACATCTCGTGGTCGAAGAAGCAGGACAAGCCGCTGAAGCCGCCGCCTCCCAAGCCCGCGGCGAAGGCGGCCTGA
- a CDS encoding ETC complex I subunit codes for MTARIFKPAKNAMQSGRSKTREWQLDYEPEQPRSVEPLMGWTSSGDMKQQITLRFHSKEEAIAYCERKGIAYQVIEPQDSIRRPVAYADNFSFRRGEPWTH; via the coding sequence ATGACCGCACGGATTTTCAAGCCCGCCAAGAACGCGATGCAATCCGGACGCTCCAAGACCAGGGAATGGCAGCTCGACTACGAGCCGGAGCAGCCGCGTTCGGTCGAGCCCCTGATGGGCTGGACCTCGTCCGGCGACATGAAGCAGCAGATCACGCTGCGCTTTCACTCCAAGGAAGAGGCGATCGCTTATTGCGAGCGTAAGGGCATCGCCTACCAGGTGATCGAGCCGCAGGATTCGATCCGCCGGCCGGTCGCCTACGCCGATAATTTCTCATTCCGCCGCGGCGAGCCCTGGACGCATTGA
- a CDS encoding Lrp/AsnC family transcriptional regulator, with protein MVGRDQLDGVDLKILSELQQDGRVRNNELALRVGVSAPNCLRRLKSLFSRGVIRAVRAVIDERLLGYEVVSFVSIQLGSQAQPVLEAFENSIAAIPRIQQCWRISGDTDYLLKCVAPNVESMRQQLLHFAAMPDVKNVRSFPVLGVAKDVPLPLQESPRGASAG; from the coding sequence ATGGTGGGGCGGGATCAGCTCGACGGCGTCGATCTGAAGATCTTATCCGAGCTGCAGCAGGACGGACGGGTGCGCAACAACGAGCTGGCGCTGCGCGTCGGTGTGTCCGCGCCCAACTGCCTGCGGCGCCTCAAATCGCTGTTCAGTCGCGGCGTGATCCGCGCGGTGCGCGCGGTCATCGACGAACGGCTGCTTGGCTATGAGGTGGTGTCGTTCGTCTCGATCCAACTCGGCAGCCAAGCCCAGCCGGTGCTCGAGGCGTTCGAGAACTCGATCGCTGCGATCCCGCGCATCCAGCAGTGCTGGCGGATTTCAGGCGACACCGACTATCTCCTCAAATGCGTGGCGCCGAACGTCGAGAGCATGCGCCAGCAACTGCTGCATTTCGCAGCAATGCCCGATGTGAAGAACGTTCGCAGCTTCCCGGTGTTGGGGGTCGCCAAGGATGTGCCGCTGCCGTTGCAGGAGAGTCCGCGGGGCGCTTCGGCAGGATAG
- a CDS encoding AraC family transcriptional regulator — translation MTFQAATATSRRAVTPAAFVRGVVAAYARYGRDPAEALSRGQVAPDLVNSPDGRVTAAQFEALAGHAMRELDDEALGWFSRRLPWGSYGMLCRASITAPTLEVALKRWCRHHRLLTEDVQLDLEVGDETAVVSIRELHDLGALREFCLVTLLRYVLGFSCWAVDSAIALRAAEFPYPEPGHVSVYPTIFCRNIRFDAARARIVFDKHYLSLPLTRSAADLDNMLKGALRLTVLPYRRDRLLVERVRRVLRNARGRSLGAEDVASELALSTRTMHRRLREEATSLRDLKEEAKFELAKQELMRGRAPIKRIAEIAGFRNEKSFSRAFRSWTGASPREFRGRYR, via the coding sequence ATGACTTTTCAAGCCGCCACCGCGACCTCGCGCCGCGCCGTGACTCCCGCCGCCTTCGTCCGCGGCGTGGTTGCGGCTTATGCGCGCTACGGCCGCGACCCGGCCGAGGCGTTAAGCCGGGGTCAGGTAGCGCCAGACCTTGTCAATTCTCCGGACGGGCGGGTCACCGCCGCCCAGTTCGAGGCCCTGGCGGGCCATGCCATGCGCGAGCTGGATGACGAGGCGCTCGGCTGGTTCTCGCGGCGGCTGCCTTGGGGCTCCTATGGCATGCTGTGCCGCGCCTCGATCACGGCGCCGACGCTGGAGGTCGCGCTCAAGCGCTGGTGCCGCCATCACCGCCTGCTCACCGAGGACGTGCAACTTGATCTCGAGGTTGGCGACGAGACTGCCGTGGTGTCCATCCGGGAGCTGCACGATCTCGGAGCCTTACGCGAATTCTGCCTCGTCACCCTGCTTCGCTACGTGCTCGGCTTCTCCTGTTGGGCGGTGGATTCCGCGATCGCGCTCCGCGCGGCGGAATTCCCTTATCCAGAGCCCGGTCATGTCTCGGTCTACCCGACCATCTTTTGCCGCAACATCCGCTTCGACGCCGCCCGCGCCCGCATCGTCTTCGACAAGCATTATCTCTCGCTGCCGCTCACGCGCAGCGCAGCCGATCTCGACAACATGCTCAAGGGCGCGCTCAGGCTGACCGTGCTGCCCTATCGCCGCGACCGCCTGCTGGTCGAGCGTGTCCGCCGCGTGCTCCGCAATGCGCGGGGACGCAGCCTCGGCGCCGAGGACGTCGCGAGCGAGCTTGCGCTCTCCACCCGCACCATGCATCGGCGCCTGCGCGAGGAAGCAACCTCATTGCGCGATCTCAAGGAAGAAGCAAAGTTCGAGCTCGCCAAGCAGGAGCTGATGCGTGGCCGCGCCCCGATCAAACGTATCGCGGAGATCGCAGGCTTTCGCAACGAGAAGAGCTTTTCGCGCGCCTTCCGCAGCTGGACCGGAGCAAGCCCGCGCGAATTCCGCGGCCGGTACCGGTGA
- a CDS encoding isovaleryl-CoA dehydrogenase, with translation MNIPSIDFDLGEDIGMLRDTLRAFVEAEITPRAAEIEKANLFPADLWKRFGELGLLGMTAPEQYGGSSMGYLAHIVAMEEISRGSAAVGLSYGAHSNLCVNQIRRNGNDAQRQRYLPKLISGEYVGALAMSEPGAGSDVVSMKLRADKRGDRYVLNGSKMWITNGGDADVLVVYAKTDPEAGPRGMTAFLVEKGFKGFTHGQHLDKLGMRGSNTYPLFFDECEVPEENVMGKVGEGVKVLMSGLDYERAVLSGGPLGIMAACMDAVVPYMHERKQFGQPIGDFQLMQGKLADMYATWQATRAYVYAVGRACDRADHARSLRKDAAAAILYSAEKATWMAGEAIQALGGVGYTSEFPVGRLWRDAKLYEIGAGTSEVRRMLIGRELMAETA, from the coding sequence TTGAACATCCCGAGCATCGACTTCGATCTTGGCGAAGACATCGGCATGCTGCGCGACACGCTTCGCGCCTTCGTGGAGGCGGAGATCACTCCGCGCGCGGCTGAGATCGAGAAGGCCAATCTGTTTCCCGCGGACCTTTGGAAGCGCTTCGGCGAGCTCGGCCTGCTTGGCATGACCGCGCCGGAGCAGTATGGCGGCTCCAGCATGGGCTATCTCGCCCATATCGTCGCCATGGAGGAGATTTCGCGCGGCTCGGCCGCGGTCGGGCTGTCCTACGGCGCGCATTCCAACCTCTGCGTCAACCAGATCCGCCGCAACGGCAACGACGCACAGCGCCAGCGCTATTTGCCGAAGCTGATCTCCGGCGAATATGTCGGCGCGCTCGCGATGTCCGAGCCGGGTGCCGGCTCCGACGTCGTCTCGATGAAGCTGCGCGCCGACAAGCGCGGCGACCGCTATGTGCTCAACGGCTCGAAGATGTGGATCACCAATGGCGGCGACGCCGACGTGCTGGTGGTCTACGCCAAGACCGATCCGGAGGCCGGCCCGCGCGGCATGACCGCGTTCCTCGTCGAGAAGGGATTTAAGGGCTTCACCCACGGCCAGCATCTCGACAAGCTCGGCATGCGCGGATCCAACACCTATCCCTTGTTCTTCGACGAGTGCGAGGTGCCGGAGGAGAACGTGATGGGCAAAGTGGGCGAGGGCGTCAAGGTGCTGATGTCCGGCCTCGACTATGAGCGCGCAGTGCTCTCGGGTGGGCCGCTTGGCATCATGGCGGCCTGCATGGACGCGGTCGTACCCTACATGCACGAGCGCAAGCAGTTCGGTCAGCCGATCGGCGACTTCCAGCTGATGCAGGGCAAGCTTGCCGACATGTATGCGACCTGGCAGGCGACGCGCGCCTATGTCTATGCGGTGGGCCGCGCTTGCGACCGTGCCGATCACGCGCGCAGCTTGCGCAAGGATGCGGCTGCTGCGATTCTCTATTCCGCGGAGAAGGCAACCTGGATGGCGGGCGAGGCGATCCAGGCGCTCGGCGGGGTTGGCTACACCAGCGAATTCCCCGTGGGGCGTCTCTGGCGTGACGCAAAACTCTACGAGATCGGTGCGGGCACCTCGGAGGTCCGCCGCATGCTGATCGGTCGCGAACTGATGGCCGAGACGGCTTAG